The nucleotide sequence CGGACCACCGACACCCTGCAGGGCAAGCGGGTCCTCATCATCGGCGCGGGCGACCTCGGCAGGCATCTGCGCCGACGGCTGGAGACGTTCGACGTGCGCTGCACGATGGTGGGCGCGAACGCCCGCGAAGGTGTCCACGGCACGGACGAACTGCCCGCCCTGCTGCCCGACCACGACGTCACGGTGCTCATGGTGCCGCTCACGCCGCACACGCGCGGCATGGTCGACGCGGAGTTCCTGGCCGCGATGCCGGACGACGCGATCCTCGTGAACGTCTCGCGGGGCCCGGTCGTGGTCACCGACGCGCTCGTCGCGGAACTCGCGTCGGGACGGCTGCGCGCCGCGCTCGACGTGACCGACCCGGAGCCGTTGCCCGACGGGCACCCGCTGTGGGACTGCCCGGGGCTGCTGCTGACACCGCACGTCGCGGGCTCCGTGAGCGGGAGACGGCAGCGCGCCTACGCGGTGGTGGTCCGGGAATTGAGCCACTATCTGGGTGGGGAGCTGCCGAAGAACCTGGTCCACGGCGAATACTGAGCATCGTGACGAATCTTCATGTCGGTTGCGCGATGTGGACGCACAAGGCGTGGGCCGGGCGGTTCGTCCCGAAGTCGCTGCCCGCGGGGGAGCGCCTTCGGGCGTATGCCGGCTGGTGCAACGCGGTCGAGGGCAACACCACCTTCTACGCGACCCCCGCCCGGGACACCGTCGCGGCGTGGGCGCGGCAGACCGGTCCCGGCTTCCGGTTCGTGGTCAAGCTGCCCAAGGTCGTCACGCACGAGCGACGGCTCGCCGGTGTCGAGACCGAGATGCGGGCGTTCCTGGACGCGGTCGACCCGCTCGGCGATCGGGCGGTCCTGTGGACACAGCTGCCCGGCTCGTTCGGCCCGCCGGACGCCGACGCCCTCGGCCGCTTCCTGCGCCGTCTGCCCGCCGGGCTCCGGCGTGCCGTCGAGGTGCGTCATCCGGCGTTCTACACCGACACCCACGCCACGTCGCTGCTGGAGCGGATCCTCGCCGACGCGGACGCCGAGTGGGTGCCGTTCGACACCACGGTCTTCTTCTCCAGCCCGCCGGTCAGCGAGGCCGAGCAGGACGCCTGGGCCAAGAAACCCCGGCTGCCCCGGCGGACGACGGCGCTGACCGACCGGCCGATCGTCCGCTACCTCGGCCGGGATTCCGCCGAGGAGACCGCGCGGGGATGGGAGCCGTGGACCGAGGTGGTCGCCGGGTGGCTGCGTGACGGCCGGTCGCCGACGGTCTTCGTGCACACCCCCGACAACGACGACGCCCCGGCGCTCGCCCGCCGGTTCCACGATGACGTGCGCTCCCTGGTGCCCGATCTCGCCCCGCTGCCCGAGCCCGAACCGGTCGAACCCGCGACCCTGTTCTGAGCCGGTCCGGCGGTTCGGTCGCCTGACGGGCCGGTTTCCCCTACCCTTCGCGCGTGAGCGATGACTACCAGACCAGCATGATCTCGGACGTGGCCGAGCCCGACAAGGGCCCGAGCCCGGTGGAGACCAGGGGCGGGATCGATCTCGGTCTGCTCGTCCTGCGAGTGGTGCTCGGCGTGACCATGGGCGCGCACGGGCTCCAGCATCTCTTCGGCGCTTTCGGCGGGCCCGGGGTCGGTGGCTTCGCCAAGGCACTCGGCGGCTTCGGGTACACCAGCCAGACCACGCTGCTTTCGTGGATCACCGGGATCAGCGAGGTGGTCGGCGGCGCGCTCGTGCTGGTGGGCCTGTTCACCCCGATCGGTGCCGCGGCGCTCCTCGGGGTCTGCGCGAACATCGTGTACGTCAAGTTCGGCGGCGGGTTCTTCCAGAAGCAGGGACAGGGTTTCGAGTTCGAACTCCTGCTGGCCGCGGCCTCGCTGACCGTGCTGCTCGCGGGCTCCGGTCGGATCGCGCTGGACGTCAACACGCCCTGGCGGAAGCGGCCGCTTTCGTTCGGACTGATCGGGCTGCTGCTCGCGGCCGCGGCCTCGGTCGTGGTGATCGTCCTCTGCCGCTGAGACTCGTGAAGGCCCCCTTCCCTCGGCTCAGCCGAGGGAAGGGGGCCTTCACGCGCTTTGCGGTTACTTGCTCGGGTCCCGGACGGCACCGGTGTCGGCCGACGTCGCCATCCGCGCGTAGGCCCGCAGCGCGGCGGTGACCTTCCGGTCCCGCGAGACCGGCTGCCACGGCCGCTCGCTCGCCTCCATCTTCGCGCGCCGCTCGGCGAGGACGTCCTCGTCGACGAGCAGTTCGAGGCGGCGTTCGTGGACGTCGAGCAGGATCCGGTCGCCGTTCTGGACCAGGCCGATCGTCCCGCCCGCGGCGGCCTCGGGCGAGATGTGCCCGACCGAGATGCCCGACGAGCCGCCGGAGAACCGGCCGTCGGTGATCAGCGCGCACTTCTTGCCCAGTCCCGAGCCCTTGAGGAACGCCGTCGGGTGCAGCATCTCCTGCATACCGGGGCCGCCTGCCGGGCCTTCGTAGCGGATCACCAGCACCTCACCGGGCTGGATCTCCTTCTTGAGGATGGCCGAAACCGCCTCCTCCTGGCTTTCCAGCACCCGGGCCGGACCCTCGAAGTGCCACAGTTCCTCGTCGATGCCCGCGGATTTGATGACGGCGCCGTTCTCGGCGAGGTTGCCGCGCAGGATCGCGAGCCCGCCGTCCTTGGTGTAGGCGTGCTCGACGTCGTGGATGCAGCCGTCGGCGGCGTCGGTGTCCAAAGAGGACCAGCGGTTCTCGGTGGAGAACGCCTCGGTGGTGCGGACTCCGCCCGGCGCCGCGTGGAACAGCTCGATCGCCCGCTCCGACGGTGCCTTCGCGCGGATGTCCCAAGTGGACAGCCACGACTCGAGATCCGGCGAGTGCACGGAGTGGACGTCGGTGTTCAGCAGCCCGCCGCGGTACAGCTCGCCGAGGATGGCCGGGATTCCGCCCGCGCGGTGGACGTCCTCCATGTGGTAGTCCGAGTTCGGCGCGACCTTCGACAGGCACGGCACGCGGCGGCCGATGGCGTCGATGTCGTCGATGGTGAAGTCGACCTCGCCCTCCTGCGCGGCGGCGAGGATGTGCAGCACCGTGTTGGTCGAACCGCCCATCGCCATGTCGAGGGCCATCGCGTTCTCGAACGCCTTCTTCGTCGCGATCGAGCGCGGAAGCGCGGACTCGTCGTCGTTCTCATACCAGCGCTTGCACAGTTCGACGACCGTGCGCCCGGCGTCCTCGAAGAGCGCCTTGCGGGCGGCGTGCGTGGCGAGGGTGGAACCGTTGCCCGGGAGGGAGAGCCCGAGGGCCTCGGTGAGGCAGTTCATCGAGTTCGCGGTGAACATGCCCGAGCACGAACCGCAGGTCGGGCAGGCCGAACGCTCCACAATGGACAGGCCATCTTCGTCGACCTCGCTGCTGGCCGACGCGGCGATCGCGGTGATCAGGTCGGTCGGCGCCTGCGCGACCCCGCCGACGACCACGGCCTTCCCGGCCTCCATCGGCCCGCCGGAGACGAAGACCACCGGGATGTTCAGCCGCATGGCGGCGTTCAGCATGCCCGGGGTGATCTTGTCGCAGTTGGAGATGCAGACCAGGGCGTCGGCCTGGTGCGCGTTCACCATGTACTCGACGGAGTCGGCGATGATCTCGCGCGAGGGCAGCGAGTAGAGCATTCCGCTGTGCCCCATGGCGATCCCGTCGTCGACGGCGATCGTGTGGAACTCGCGGGCGACCCCGCCCGCCTCCTTCACCGCGCCGGCCACGATGTCGCCGAGATCCTTGAGGTGCACGTGCCCCGGCACGAACTGGGTGTAGGAGTTCGCGATGGCGACGATCGGCTTGCCGAAGTCGCTGTCGGTCATTCCGGTGGCGCGCCAGAGCGAGCGGGCGCCCGCCGCGTTGCGGCCGTGGGTGGTGGTCCGGGAACGGAGTTGAGGCACGGCTGACTCCAAGGTTCGGGATGGGGACCAGGGCGAACGAGCGCCAAACTGGTCCTACCAATCCTACTCCCCGGAATCGTCGCTCTTTTCCGGAGCCTTGGCCACGTCGTCGGTCAGCCCGGAGGGATCGGCCATGTGGCCCGCGCTGACCAGCGAGATCACCGGCAGATGGCGGGTGCGCACGGCGGGGAGGGCGATCTTGGTCTCGTCCTTCAGTACGGCCTGCACCTTCGCCTTGTCGGTGATGGCGAGGCCCTTGAGCGACGTCCACGGCAGGTCGCGCCGCCCGAACATCGTGCGAACCTCCAAGCCCTTGGCCGTCGCCGTCGTGCGAGTCCGGATGACGAACACCGCCAGCGCGATCGGGAAGACGTAGAGCCACTGGAGATAAGGCACGTCGCCGAACGCGACAGGCGTCACACAAACGACGAGGAAAGCGATCGCCAGCAACGCCGTGTTCGGGATTTTGAAGACGGCCTTGGGGTCCTCGTTCGCCTGTTCCTGCTGCTTTTCTTCTGCCACGTCAAAGATGGTGCACCGCCGCCTCCCCGGCCCCGAACGCGGGTCGCGCGACGCACCGAAGGTGTCCAGCATGCGGAATCGCCGTCCCGCAGAGTTGACACTCTTGACGGCGACCGGCTAGCTTCACTCTCGTGACAACGCAGACCGGCCTCGTACTTCCCAAGCGCGTCGACGCTTAGGGAAGTCTCCGCTGCGTCGACGCGCGACCCTCGTGCGACCACTCCGGTCGGCGGGGGTTTTTTGTTGCCTGGAACAATTTCACTTGCCCGACCAGCCAATGAATACCCGAACGAGTGACTAGACAAGACGAGGCAAACAGCGATGACTAGTGCCACCTCGCGAGCTGAAGCGAACTCCGGTACCGCCGGAGCCCGACCCAAGCCGGCGCCGCCCGCCGGGACCCCGGTGCGGGTCACGGGCGCGCAGTCGCTCGTCCGTTCGCTCGAGGCGGTGGGCGCGGAGGTCGTGTTCGGTATTCCGGGCGGCACCATTCTCCCGGCGTACGACCCGCTGCTCGACTCGACGAAGGTCCGCCACGTCCTGGTCCGCCACGAGCAGGGCGCCGGCCACGCCGCCACCGGGTACGCG is from Amycolatopsis lurida and encodes:
- a CDS encoding 2-hydroxyacid dehydrogenase translates to MTVTVLVPDEEGVAALSEIEGVRPVVYRRGEPVPAEAAEAEVLVTGDGPSDELWRELPNIKLVQLLAAGAEDWVGKVPDGVLLSTCRGAHGGSSAEWVVAVLLAIYRGLDDFAEGLRRKHWERRTTDTLQGKRVLIIGAGDLGRHLRRRLETFDVRCTMVGANAREGVHGTDELPALLPDHDVTVLMVPLTPHTRGMVDAEFLAAMPDDAILVNVSRGPVVVTDALVAELASGRLRAALDVTDPEPLPDGHPLWDCPGLLLTPHVAGSVSGRRQRAYAVVVRELSHYLGGELPKNLVHGEY
- a CDS encoding DUF72 domain-containing protein codes for the protein MWTHKAWAGRFVPKSLPAGERLRAYAGWCNAVEGNTTFYATPARDTVAAWARQTGPGFRFVVKLPKVVTHERRLAGVETEMRAFLDAVDPLGDRAVLWTQLPGSFGPPDADALGRFLRRLPAGLRRAVEVRHPAFYTDTHATSLLERILADADAEWVPFDTTVFFSSPPVSEAEQDAWAKKPRLPRRTTALTDRPIVRYLGRDSAEETARGWEPWTEVVAGWLRDGRSPTVFVHTPDNDDAPALARRFHDDVRSLVPDLAPLPEPEPVEPATLF
- a CDS encoding DoxX family protein, which translates into the protein MISDVAEPDKGPSPVETRGGIDLGLLVLRVVLGVTMGAHGLQHLFGAFGGPGVGGFAKALGGFGYTSQTTLLSWITGISEVVGGALVLVGLFTPIGAAALLGVCANIVYVKFGGGFFQKQGQGFEFELLLAAASLTVLLAGSGRIALDVNTPWRKRPLSFGLIGLLLAAAASVVVIVLCR
- the ilvD gene encoding dihydroxy-acid dehydratase; this translates as MPQLRSRTTTHGRNAAGARSLWRATGMTDSDFGKPIVAIANSYTQFVPGHVHLKDLGDIVAGAVKEAGGVAREFHTIAVDDGIAMGHSGMLYSLPSREIIADSVEYMVNAHQADALVCISNCDKITPGMLNAAMRLNIPVVFVSGGPMEAGKAVVVGGVAQAPTDLITAIAASASSEVDEDGLSIVERSACPTCGSCSGMFTANSMNCLTEALGLSLPGNGSTLATHAARKALFEDAGRTVVELCKRWYENDDESALPRSIATKKAFENAMALDMAMGGSTNTVLHILAAAQEGEVDFTIDDIDAIGRRVPCLSKVAPNSDYHMEDVHRAGGIPAILGELYRGGLLNTDVHSVHSPDLESWLSTWDIRAKAPSERAIELFHAAPGGVRTTEAFSTENRWSSLDTDAADGCIHDVEHAYTKDGGLAILRGNLAENGAVIKSAGIDEELWHFEGPARVLESQEEAVSAILKKEIQPGEVLVIRYEGPAGGPGMQEMLHPTAFLKGSGLGKKCALITDGRFSGGSSGISVGHISPEAAAGGTIGLVQNGDRILLDVHERRLELLVDEDVLAERRAKMEASERPWQPVSRDRKVTAALRAYARMATSADTGAVRDPSK
- a CDS encoding PH domain-containing protein, whose translation is MAEEKQQEQANEDPKAVFKIPNTALLAIAFLVVCVTPVAFGDVPYLQWLYVFPIALAVFVIRTRTTATAKGLEVRTMFGRRDLPWTSLKGLAITDKAKVQAVLKDETKIALPAVRTRHLPVISLVSAGHMADPSGLTDDVAKAPEKSDDSGE